A genomic segment from Pseudosulfitobacter sp. DSM 107133 encodes:
- a CDS encoding YIP1 family protein — MSTRGFDWTGLAVLSLRSPRDAAAVLIGWQLPRSVIWTALALVCCCNAIFAGLSEMLFPAPVGMMPPVLLNPLMLFLLLTGGLVVSVHILLWAGRAVGGQGALEDVAVVLTWLQALRVVAQVILLVLLIVSPTLAGLFSITVMFMGLWIMANFIAQALSFDTAWKAFGLMVALTVGFMFGVIVLLLITGLGAWGLDANV, encoded by the coding sequence ATGAGCACGCGCGGATTCGACTGGACCGGCCTTGCCGTATTGTCCTTGCGCAGTCCACGGGATGCGGCGGCGGTTCTGATCGGCTGGCAACTGCCACGCAGCGTCATCTGGACGGCGCTGGCACTGGTCTGTTGCTGCAATGCGATTTTCGCCGGCCTGTCCGAAATGCTGTTTCCCGCGCCGGTCGGGATGATGCCGCCGGTCCTGTTGAACCCGCTGATGCTGTTCCTGCTGCTTACCGGGGGGCTGGTGGTGTCGGTCCACATCCTGCTGTGGGCTGGACGCGCTGTGGGCGGGCAGGGCGCGCTGGAAGATGTCGCAGTTGTGTTGACGTGGTTGCAGGCCCTGCGCGTGGTGGCACAGGTGATTTTGCTGGTGCTGTTGATTGTATCGCCCACGCTTGCCGGACTGTTTTCGATCACGGTGATGTTCATGGGGTTGTGGATCATGGCAAATTTCATCGCACAGGCCTTGTCGTTTGACACGGCCTGGAAGGCGTTCGGGCTGATGGTTGCCCTGACCGTCGGGTTTATGTTCGGGGTGATCGTGTTGCTGTTGATAACAGGTCTTGGAGCTTGGGGGCTTGATGCCAATGTATGA
- a CDS encoding YIP1 family protein, giving the protein MAVTTDIVATYRGPAAVIRKLLGQGPREDRALVYVMAGCLIVFVAQLPRLSREAHLTGQEFDMLVGGALLAWIFIMPLVLYVLAFVARLLGRVLGGHGTGYGARLALFWAVLASSPVILLHGLVAGLIGAGPALTSVGVVWLSVFGWFWVGGSLAQERAQT; this is encoded by the coding sequence ATGGCCGTCACAACTGACATCGTGGCCACCTACAGGGGGCCGGCCGCGGTGATCCGCAAGCTGCTGGGGCAGGGCCCGCGTGAAGACCGTGCGCTGGTCTATGTGATGGCGGGCTGTCTGATCGTCTTTGTTGCGCAACTGCCGCGTCTGTCGCGCGAGGCGCATCTGACGGGGCAAGAGTTTGACATGCTGGTGGGCGGCGCGCTGCTCGCTTGGATATTCATCATGCCGCTGGTGCTTTATGTGCTGGCCTTTGTGGCGCGGCTGCTGGGCCGCGTTCTGGGCGGGCACGGCACCGGCTATGGCGCACGGCTGGCGCTGTTCTGGGCGGTTCTGGCCTCCAGTCCGGTGATATTGTTGCACGGTCTGGTTGCGGGCCTTATCGGTGCCGGTCCTGCTTTGACATCTGTCGGCGTTGTCTGGCTGTCGGTCTTTGGCTGGTTCTGGGTCGGCGGTTCTCTTGCTCAGGAAAGGGCACAGACATGA